One genomic segment of Mus pahari chromosome 4, PAHARI_EIJ_v1.1, whole genome shotgun sequence includes these proteins:
- the Alg5 gene encoding dolichyl-phosphate beta-glucosyltransferase, with product MATLLLQLLGLGVALAAAALILVSVVAYVTATKMPPCHQREEEKFFLNAKGQKEALPSIWDSPTKQLSVVVPSYNEEKRLPVMMDEALNYLEKRQKHDCTFTYEVIVVDDGSEDQTSKVALKYSQKYGSDKVRVITLVQNRGKGGAVRMGVFSSRGEKILMADADGATKFPDVEKLEKGLSDLQPWPEQMAIACGSRAHLEKESIAQRSYFRTFLMYGFHFLVWFLCVKGIRDTQCGFKLLTREAAARTFSSLHIERWAFDVELLYIAQFLQIPITEVAVNWTEIEGSKLVPFWSWLQMGKDLLFIRLRYLTGAWRLKQTRKVS from the exons ATGGCTACGCTGCTGTTGCAGCTGCTGGGGCTCGGCGTGGCGCTGGCGGCTGCCGCGCTCATTCTG GTTTCTGTTGTGGCATATGTAACTGCTACAAAAATGCCACCATGTCACCAACGTGAGGAAGAGAAATTCTTCCTCAATGCCAAAGGCCAGAAGGAAGCTCTCCCCAGCATCTGGGACTCGCCGACGAAACAGCTGTCTGTTGTTGTACCTTCCTACAATGAAGAGAAACGGT tgCCTGTGATGATGGATGAAGCTCTGAACTACCTAGAAAAGAGACAG AAACATGATTGTACGTTCACATATGAGGTGATAGTGGTTGACGATGGCAGTGAAGACCAGACGTCAAAG GTCGCTTTAAAATACTCCCAGAAATACGGAAGTGACAAAGTACGAGTGATAACGTTGGTGCAGAACCGCGGGAAAGGTGGTGCTGTTAGGATg GGTGTATTCAGTTCCCGAGGAGAGAAGATCCTCATGGCAGATGCGGACGGAGCCACAAAGTTTCCAGATGTTGAGAAATTAGAAAAGGGGCTGAGTGATCTGCAGCCATGGCCT GAGCAAATGGCTATTGCATGTGGGTCTCGAGCTCATCTGGAGAAAGAATCGATTGCCCAG cGCTCTTACTTCCGTACCTTTCTCATGTACGGATTCCATTTCCTGGTGTGGTTCCTCTGTGTCAAAGGAATCAGGGACACACAGTGCGGGTTCAAATTACTGACCCGAGAAGCAGCAGCCCGGACCTTCTCGTCTCTGCACATTGAACGATG gGCATTTGATGTAGAGCTGCTGTACATAGCACAGTTTCTTCAAATTCCAATAACAGAAGTTGCCGTCAACTGGACAGAAATTGAGG GTTCTAAGTTAGTTCCATTTTGGAGCTGGCTACAAATGGGCAAAGACCTGCTTTTCATCCGACTTCGGTATCTGACGGGTGCCTGGAGGCTCAAGCAAACACGGAAAGTGAGTTAG